From the genome of Pseudomonas sp. FP453:
AACGCATGGGCGTGCAGATTTACGAGAACAGCCCGGGTCACCCACTGGCAATCCGGCAGCGTGCGCACGGCCAAGGCCGGCGTGCGCGCTGCCTGGGTGGTGCCGGCCGTCGAGGGTTATGCCAATACCTTGCCGCCCCTGGGGCGTTATCAATTGCCGGTGCAAAGCCTGATCGTCGCCACCGAGCCGCTGCCCGCCAGCACCTGGGACGAAATCGGCTTGAGCCACGGCCAGGCGTTTGGCGAAAGCAGCCGCCAGGTCACCTATGGCCAGCGTACGGCCGACAATCGCCTGGTGTTCGGCGCCCGTGGCGGCTATCAGTTCGCCGGCAAACTGCGCCACAACTTCGACTTGACTGACAGCGAGGTGGAGCTGCGTCGCTACCTGTTTGGTGAGCTTTTCCCACAGCTCAAGAACGTGCGGATTACCCATTCCTGGGGCGGCAACCTCGGCATGTCGCGCAATTTCCGACCGCACATGCTCTGCGACCACAAGACCGGCATCGCGCTGTCCGGTGGTTATGGCGGGGAGGGCGTCGGCGCCACCCACCTGGGCGGGCGCACCCTGGCCGACCTGATCCTCGGCCACGACACGCCGCTGGTCCAGCAACCCTGGGTGATCCGCGAGCGTGGCCTCGACGCGCTCAAGGCCTGGGAGCCCGAGCCGTGCCGCTGGCTGGGTTACAACGCGATCATTCGCAGTTTTGTCCATGAAGACCAGGTGCTGGCCAACCCCAACAGCGCCCCTTGGCGCCGCACGTTGGCGAGCGGCGTGGCGGGTTTCATGGAAGGTTTCATGCACTAAACCGTTCCACTCACACGGGAAAACCCATGAGCATCACTCAATTCAAAGATACGCTGAACGCCCACCTGCCGGACTCGTCGCCAGTGGCCGTGCCCCTGGGCGAGCCCATCGCCGTGGCCTCGACTCTGAGCGTCGAGCGCAACGACGGCGTCGAAACCGGCATCTGGGAATGCACCCCGGGTCGCTGGCGGCGGCAGATCAAATCCCAGGAGTTTTGCCATTTCATCCAGGGTCGCTGCACCTTCACCCCCGACAACGGTGAAGTCGTCCACATAGAAGCTGGCGATGCACTGATGTTGCCGGCCAACAGCACCGGTATCTGGGATATCCAGGACACCGTGCGCAAGACCTACGTATTG
Proteins encoded in this window:
- a CDS encoding cupin domain-containing protein — protein: MSITQFKDTLNAHLPDSSPVAVPLGEPIAVASTLSVERNDGVETGIWECTPGRWRRQIKSQEFCHFIQGRCTFTPDNGEVVHIEAGDALMLPANSTGIWDIQDTVRKTYVLIL